From the Deltaproteobacteria bacterium genome, one window contains:
- a CDS encoding cupin domain-containing protein — MAQVDIDTSSDDSVPPELEVKEYTYDDWMASAGVPIHRGYFIEDLRTVELGWWERRGCESAFIQLVGQEGVTSAMVQEIPPGETLPPLKFGLDELVYVLQGHGVTTVWMGDNGSRTSFEWQPRSLFQIPHNYHHTLSNMRGDQPVRLLRYSYLPLALSLNTDPEFFFDNQYEGEDHLADGGQLYSEAKLVRDGDPTRTWGGRSGIFWYGNFFPDMGSWNKLNRSTRRGAGGHSVLMTFPYSEMSCHMSVFPSRTYKKAHRHGPGRVIVIPAGEGYSILWEEGKQKVVAPWHEASMFVPPGKWFHQHFNAGGTPARYLALHPPRQFRGHAEKVEDRAKDQIEYADEDSQIRERFEGELDKRGLTSLMPDEVYRNRDFQWTYRDAEAQAAP, encoded by the coding sequence ATGGCGCAGGTTGATATCGACACGAGTTCCGACGATTCCGTTCCTCCCGAGCTTGAGGTCAAGGAATACACCTACGACGACTGGATGGCCTCCGCGGGAGTGCCGATTCACCGGGGCTACTTCATCGAAGACCTGCGCACGGTGGAGCTGGGTTGGTGGGAGCGGCGCGGCTGCGAGAGCGCCTTCATCCAGCTCGTGGGCCAGGAGGGGGTCACCTCCGCCATGGTGCAGGAGATCCCTCCGGGAGAGACGCTGCCGCCGCTCAAGTTCGGTCTTGACGAGCTGGTCTACGTGCTCCAGGGCCACGGCGTCACCACGGTGTGGATGGGCGACAACGGCTCCAGGACCAGCTTCGAATGGCAGCCCCGGAGCCTGTTCCAGATCCCGCACAACTACCACCACACCCTGAGCAACATGCGCGGCGACCAGCCGGTGCGGCTCCTGCGCTACAGCTATCTGCCGCTGGCCCTGTCGCTCAACACCGATCCCGAGTTCTTCTTCGACAACCAATACGAGGGCGAGGACCACCTGGCCGACGGCGGCCAGCTCTACTCCGAGGCCAAGCTCGTGCGCGACGGCGATCCCACGCGCACCTGGGGCGGCCGCAGCGGCATCTTCTGGTACGGCAACTTCTTCCCGGACATGGGCTCCTGGAACAAGCTCAACCGCAGCACCCGCCGGGGCGCGGGGGGTCACAGCGTGCTCATGACCTTCCCTTACTCCGAGATGTCCTGTCACATGTCGGTGTTCCCTTCCCGCACCTACAAGAAGGCGCATCGCCACGGTCCGGGCCGCGTCATCGTCATCCCCGCGGGTGAGGGCTACTCCATCCTCTGGGAGGAGGGCAAGCAGAAGGTGGTGGCGCCGTGGCACGAAGCCAGCATGTTCGTGCCGCCGGGCAAGTGGTTCCACCAGCACTTCAACGCCGGCGGCACGCCGGCGCGTTACCTGGCGCTGCATCCGCCGCGGCAGTTCCGCGGCCACGCCGAGAAGGTCGAGGACCGCGCCAAGGACCAGATCGAATACGCCGACGAGGATTCGCAGATCCGCGAGCGCTTCGAGGGCGAGCTGGACAAGCGCGGGCTGACCAGCCTGATGCCCGACGAGGTGTACCGGAACCGCGACTTCCAGTGGACCTACCGGGACGCCGAAGCGCAGGCGGCACCGTAA
- a CDS encoding amidohydrolase family protein, producing MQIIDSQVHIWAPETPAKPWDRVDAAKPHRPEPIGHEELLREMDAAGVQRAVLVPPTWEADRNDTSMEAARLHPDRFAVMGRLTLDAPESRERMAAWKEQPGMLGIRLTFHRGRYRAWLDDGSIDWFWAAAERYDVPVMALAPHHLPRLAEVAARHPGLRLCVDHMGLNNSLVGKPLEPIIDGVLKLASLPNVVVKASALPCYSTESYPYPSLHPQVRRVVDAFGPKRVFWGTDLSHLPCPYRQALTLFTEELDLTDDEKEWILGRALAEWLDWPLSGKDS from the coding sequence ATGCAGATCATCGACTCACAGGTCCACATCTGGGCCCCGGAAACGCCCGCCAAACCCTGGGACCGGGTGGACGCGGCCAAACCGCACCGCCCGGAACCCATCGGCCACGAGGAGCTGCTGCGCGAGATGGACGCGGCCGGGGTGCAGCGCGCGGTGCTGGTGCCGCCCACCTGGGAGGCGGACCGCAACGACACCTCGATGGAGGCCGCCCGCCTCCATCCGGACCGCTTCGCGGTCATGGGCCGGCTGACCCTCGACGCGCCCGAGAGCCGGGAGCGCATGGCCGCGTGGAAGGAACAGCCCGGCATGCTCGGCATCCGTCTGACCTTTCACCGCGGCCGCTACCGCGCCTGGCTCGACGACGGCAGCATCGACTGGTTCTGGGCCGCGGCCGAGCGTTACGACGTCCCGGTCATGGCGCTGGCGCCGCACCACCTGCCGCGGCTCGCCGAGGTGGCCGCGCGCCACCCCGGACTGCGGCTGTGCGTCGACCACATGGGGCTCAACAACAGCCTGGTGGGAAAGCCGCTGGAACCCATCATCGACGGCGTGCTCAAGCTCGCCTCCCTGCCCAACGTGGTGGTGAAGGCGTCGGCGCTGCCGTGCTATTCCACGGAGAGCTATCCGTATCCGTCGCTCCACCCGCAGGTGCGCCGCGTGGTCGACGCCTTCGGACCCAAGCGCGTCTTCTGGGGAACCGACCTGTCCCACCTGCCCTGTCCCTACCGGCAAGCGCTGACACTGTTCACCGAAGAACTCGACCTCACCGACGACGAGAAGGAGTGGATCCTGGGACGGGCGCTGGCGGAATGGCTGGACTGGCCGCTGTCCGGGAAGGACTCATGA
- a CDS encoding amidohydrolase family protein → MAREYRCISADSHFEAPPDLWRHRVPATYRERMSRRIRLADGRDALQKEGRPLTYGGTSYYGGRPPEEFDPTVIDFDNTPGCGGPEQRLREQDQDGVDAEVLFALDVRNPAIRDQEAFVGIIHHFNEYMAEEYCAVDPERLIGVGVLPNRGVEDDVAEMEHCKRLGFKAVWLATYPSGRSFPSPEDDRFWAAALDLDVPVVVHTSFTAKVGSRETPLFRYPREAPAEHRPPTDFIQRLARQAPYHSGSVEASQMVVAGIFDRFPRLRIYWAENNAGWLPYFYEQMDHEYSVNRFWAERQLGLPRLKRLPSEYLREHAYWGFFEDHVGVRLRHDVGVDRMLWGSDFPHVVTRWPHSRELLDSQMQGVADDERRRMVAGNAIEFFRL, encoded by the coding sequence ATGGCACGAGAGTATCGCTGCATCTCCGCCGACAGCCATTTCGAAGCGCCGCCGGACCTGTGGCGCCATCGCGTCCCCGCCACGTACCGGGAGCGGATGTCGCGCCGGATCCGGCTGGCCGACGGCCGCGACGCGCTGCAGAAGGAGGGGCGGCCGCTCACCTACGGCGGCACCAGCTACTACGGCGGGCGCCCACCGGAAGAGTTCGATCCTACGGTCATCGACTTCGACAACACGCCGGGATGCGGCGGCCCCGAGCAACGCCTGCGCGAGCAGGACCAGGACGGCGTCGACGCCGAGGTGCTGTTTGCCCTGGACGTGCGCAACCCAGCCATCCGCGACCAGGAGGCGTTCGTCGGCATCATCCACCACTTCAACGAGTACATGGCGGAGGAGTACTGCGCCGTGGACCCCGAGCGCCTCATCGGCGTCGGCGTCCTGCCCAACCGCGGCGTCGAGGACGACGTCGCCGAGATGGAGCACTGCAAACGCCTCGGCTTCAAGGCCGTCTGGCTGGCCACCTATCCCAGCGGACGGAGCTTTCCGTCGCCGGAGGACGACCGTTTCTGGGCCGCGGCCCTGGACCTGGACGTGCCCGTGGTGGTGCACACATCCTTCACCGCCAAGGTGGGGTCGCGCGAGACGCCGCTGTTCCGTTATCCCCGCGAGGCGCCGGCCGAGCACCGGCCGCCCACCGACTTCATCCAGCGCCTCGCCCGCCAGGCCCCGTACCACTCGGGCTCGGTGGAGGCAAGCCAGATGGTGGTGGCGGGGATCTTCGACCGATTCCCCAGGCTGCGCATCTACTGGGCCGAGAACAACGCCGGCTGGCTGCCGTACTTCTACGAGCAGATGGACCACGAGTACTCCGTCAACCGCTTCTGGGCCGAACGCCAGTTGGGACTGCCGCGGTTGAAGCGCCTGCCCAGCGAGTATCTCCGGGAGCACGCCTACTGGGGCTTCTTCGAAGACCACGTGGGCGTGCGCCTGCGCCACGACGTCGGCGTCGACCGTATGCTGTGGGGCAGCGACTTCCCCCACGTGGTCACCCGCTGGCCCCACTCCCGGGAGCTGCTCGACTCGCAGATGCAGGGCGTCGCCGACGACGAGCGCCGGCGCATGGTGGCCGGCAATGCCATCGAGTTCTTCCGGCTGTAG